The sequence GTCGCTTACCGACGAGTGCGCCAAGGTGCGCCTGATTGTGCCTCATTCTCAGGGTCATGCTACAGCTTCGAGCTATGTAACACCCTATTATTATGAGCTCACATTCCAACGTGAATCTTAAGAGAATTATAAACATATTATGACATTAATCAAATCTATTTCCGGCATCCGTGGTACAATCGGCGGACGCACAGGTGACACGCTTAATCCTTTAGACATAGTAAAGTTTACCACTGCTTATGCCCAGTTTATTGGTGGCAAAAAGATAGTAGTGGGTCGCGATGGTCGTATTTCAGGCCTGATGGTTCGTAACGTAGTAGTTGGAACCTTGATGGGTATGGGCTACGATGTAATCGATATTGGTTATGCCACTACACCAACCACCGAGTTGGCTGTACGTATGGCAGGTGCCGATGGTGGTATTATCATTACCGCCTCGCATAATCCCCGTCAGTGGAATGCCCTGAAGCTGCTCAACAGCGAGGGTGAGTTCCTTACAGCAGCCGATGGCGCCGAGGTGCTCCGTCTGGCCGAGGCCGAGGATTTTGATTATGCCGAAGTTGATCAGTTGGGTTCTTGCACCATCGACGATAGCTTCAACCAGCGTCATATCGACTCAGTGCTGGCACTTAAGTTGGTTGATCGCGAGGCCATCAGCAAGCGTAAGTTCCGTGTGTGCGTAGATACCATCAACTCAGTAGGTGGTATTATCCTGCCCGACCTGTTTAAGGCGCTTGATGTAGATTACGAGATTCTGAATGGCGAGTGCACAGGCGACTTTGCCCACAACCCCGAGCCATTGGAGAAGAACCTGCATGGTATCATGGATAAGATGAAGAAGGGTGGTTTCGACCTGGGTATCGTAGTTGATCCCGATGTCGACCGTCTGGCCTTTATCTGCGAGGATGGCACCATGTTTGGCGAGGAGTACACACTGGTATC is a genomic window of Xylanibacter ruminicola 23 containing:
- the glmM gene encoding phosphoglucosamine mutase, which encodes MTLIKSISGIRGTIGGRTGDTLNPLDIVKFTTAYAQFIGGKKIVVGRDGRISGLMVRNVVVGTLMGMGYDVIDIGYATTPTTELAVRMAGADGGIIITASHNPRQWNALKLLNSEGEFLTAADGAEVLRLAEAEDFDYAEVDQLGSCTIDDSFNQRHIDSVLALKLVDREAISKRKFRVCVDTINSVGGIILPDLFKALDVDYEILNGECTGDFAHNPEPLEKNLHGIMDKMKKGGFDLGIVVDPDVDRLAFICEDGTMFGEEYTLVSVADYVLSHTVGNTVSNLSSTRALRDVTEQHGGQYTAAAVGEVNVTTKMKEVGAVIGGEGNGGVIYPESHYGRDALVGIALFLSSLAQKGCKVSELRATFPDYQIAKNRIDLTPETDVDAILVKVKEMFAKDSSAVVNDIDGVKIDFPDRWVHLRKSNTEPIIRVYSEAQTMEQADDLGKQLMQVVYDMQ